The following coding sequences are from one Humulus lupulus chromosome X, drHumLupu1.1, whole genome shotgun sequence window:
- the LOC133803329 gene encoding THO complex subunit 5B: protein MEDGEVEEGMLVEEDVHTEADCKVEKSPCELLQKSKRSVEDIVAKMLSIKKEGNPKSELKELVTQMFIHFVTLRQANRSILLQEDRVKAETENAKAPVDFTTLQLHNLMYEKGHYIKAIKACKNFKSKYPNIELVPEEEFFRDAPEEIQNSVLSNDPAHNLMLKRLDFEHLQRKVLCTLREKLEHQKKSLSEIIANRQNFLSSLPSHLKSLKKASLPVQNQLGVLHTKKLKQHHSAELIPPPLYVLYSQFLAQKEAFGEQIDLEILGSVKDAQTLTHQQANVDTGISTNLESSRMEDGAADEEEDGQRRSKRTRRIPAKDNLEQAGYQVHPLKVVLHVYDDDVSDPKSAKLITIKFEYLLKLNIVCVGIEGSHEGPENNILCNLFPDDTGLELPHQSAKLLVGDSLVFDENRTSRPYKWAQHLAGIDLLPELSPLLTRHGTPSSDVAKSDAVISDLSIYRQQNHVLTVVQRIRSRKKGQLALV from the exons atggaaGATGGCGAGGTCGAGGAGGGGATGCTGGTCGAAGAAGATGTGCACACAGAGGCTGATTGCAAAGTGGAAAAGTCGCCATGTGAATTGCTTCAAAAGAGCAAGCGTTCGGTTGAGGACATCGTTGCCAAAATGCTTTCCATTAAGAAAGAGGGAAACCCCAAATCCGAGCTCAAAGAACTAGTCACTCAGATGTTCATACACTTTGTCACACTTCGCCAG GCAAATCGTTCTATCTTGCTCCAAGAGGATCGTGTGAAAGCGGAGACAGAAAATGCCAAGGCCCCAGTGGATTTCACAACCCTGCAGCTTCACAATCTAATGTACGAAAAGGGTCACTATATTAAAGCCATAAAAGCTTGCAAAAATTTCAAATCAAAATACCCTAACATTGAGCTCGTACCTGAGGAGGAGTTTTTTCGTGATGCACCAGAAGAGATACAAAATTCTGTATTGTCAAATGATCCTGCACACAATCTCATGTTGAAGAGGCTCGATTTCGAACATCTTCAG CGCAAAGTGCTATGCACACTTCGCGAAAAACTTGAACATCAGAAGAAAAGTCTTTCAGAGATTATTGCGAATCGCCAAAATTTCTTGTCTAGTCTCCCATCACACCTCAAATCTCTTAAGAAAGCTTCGTTGCCAGTACAAAACCAATTAGGGGTGCTGCATACAAAGAAACTGAAGCAGCACCACTCGGCAGAGTTGATTCCACCTCCTCTCTATGTGCTTTACTCACAGTTCTTGGCCCAGAAAGAAGCATTCGGTGAACAAATTGATCTGGAGATACTTGGAAGCGTGAAGGATGCACAAACTTTAACTCACCAACAAGCTAATGTAGACACTG GAATTTCTACTAATCTGGAGAGTTCCAGAATGGAGGATGGAGCAGCTGATGAGGAAGAAGATGGCCAGAGAAGGAGTAAACGGACGAGGAGGATTCCAGCCAAGGACAACCTGGAACAGGCAGGATATCAAGTTCACCCCCTAAAAGTGGTGCTTCATGTATATGATGATGACGTCTCTGATCCCAAGTCTGCAAAacttatcaccattaagtttgaGTATTTGTTGAAGTTGAACATTGTATGTGTTGGAATAGAAGGATCCCATGAAGGACCTGAGAATAACATTTTGTGCAACTTATTCCCTGATGACACCGGCCTTGAGCTTCCACACCAG TCAGCCAAGCTTCTTGTTGGTGATTCTCTTGTATTTGATGAAAATAGAACTTCTCGTCCATATAAATGGGCCCAGCACTTAGCAGGAATTGATTTATTGCCTGAGCTATCACCTTTGCTTACTCGACATGGAACTCCAAGCAGTGATGTTGCAAAAAGTGATGCAGTCATATCTGACCTTTCTATATACCGCCAGCAGAATCATGTGTTGACTGTAGTTCAAAGAATTCGATCTCGGAAAAAGGGTCAACTGGCCCTTGTGTGA